From a region of the Phaseolus vulgaris cultivar G19833 chromosome 6, P. vulgaris v2.0, whole genome shotgun sequence genome:
- the LOC137832885 gene encoding potassium channel AKT2/3: protein MEGNFFSSYNPQLASTLKESYSKQEYDHSGEDHHLKEEDYMSPSFNLRNISKLILPPLGVSSQNPVNSKGWIISPMDSKYRCWESFMVLLVAYSAWVYPFEVAFMHRSSNMKIYVVDTVVDFFFGIDIILTFFLAYIDQTTHLLVRDKKKIVVRYLSTWFVMDLASTIPYEALGYLFTGKHKVGLPYFLLGLLRFWRLRRVKQFFTRLEKDIRFSYFWVRCARLLSVTLFSIHCAGCLYYMLADRYPHKGKTWIGAVNPNFRETSLRIRYISAMYWSITTMTTVGYGDLHAVNTMEMIFIIFYMLFNLGLTSYLIGNMTNLVVEGTRRTMEFRNSIEAASNFVCRNRLPARLKEQILAYMCLRFKAESLNQHQLIEQLPKSICKSICHHLFSETVEKVYLFRGVSKETILSLVAKMKAEYIPPREDVIMQSEAPDDLYIIVSGEVEIIDIVMEKEKTLGTLHTRDMFGEVGALCCRPQSYTYRTKTLTQLLRLKTNTLLEAMQIKREDNMQILKNFLQHFKQIKNLSIKDLMVENVDEEDPNMAVNLLTVANTGNAAFLEELLRAGLDPDIGDSEGKTPLHIAASNGHEECVKVLLKHTCNIHIRDMNGNTALWEAIASKHYSIFRLLFQFAALSDQNTAGDILCTAAKRNELTVMKDLLKLGLNVDSKDRHDETAIQIAMAENHVEMVQLLLMNGADVSDVQNHEFCSSTLSEMLHNCEIGHRINVIELMPSEVASKGKHQEEEHGGERRYNGSKIARVSIYRGHPLLRREEGTMQSGKLIKMPDSLDELKNIAGEKFGFDAKDAMVTNEEGAEIESIDVIRDNDKLFFIE from the exons ATGGAGGGGAACTTCTTCAGTTCTTATAATCCTCAACTAGCCTCTACATTGAAGGAGAGTTACAGTAAGCAGGAATATGATCATTCAGGGGAGGATCATCACCTCAAAGAAGAAGATTATATGTCTCCATCTTTCAATCTAAGGAATATTTCAAAGCTCATTCTTCCCCCACTAGGTGTTTCAAGCCAGAATCCTGTTAACTCAAAAGGATGGATCATATCACCAATGGATTCCAAATACAG GTGTTGGGAGAGTTTCATGGTTCTTCTGGTGGCTTATTCTGCATGGGTGTATCCCTTCGAAGTTGCCTTCATGCACAGATCTTCTAACATGAAAATCTATGTTGTGGACACTGTTGTTGATTTCTTCTTCGGTATTGACATTATTTTGACATTTTTCTTGGCTTACATTGATCAAACAACTCATCTACTAGTTCGAGACAAGAAGAAGATTGTAGTAAG ATACTTGTCTACATGGTTTGTGATGGATTTGGCATCAACCATACCATATGAGGCACTTGGGTATTTGTTCACTGGCAAACACAAAGTGGGTCTCCCATACTTCCTCTTGGGCCTGCTTAGATTTTGGAGATTAAGACGTGTGAAGCAATTCTTCACAAG GCTTGAGAAAGACATCAGGTTCAGCTATTTCTGGGTCCGATGTGCTAGGCTTCTTTCT GTAACACTTTTTTCGATTCATTGTGCTGGGTGTCTGTATTACATGCTGGCTGATCGTTACCCCCACAAAGGGAAGACATGGATTGGAGCTGTGAACCCAAACTTCAGAGAGACAAGCCTTCGCATCAGATATATTTCTGCCATGTACTGGTCCATCACTACCATGACCACTGTAGGTTATGGAGACCTTCATGCTGTCAACACCATGGAGATGATCTTCATTATTTTCTACATGCTCTTCAACCTTGGCCTAACTTCTTACTTGATCGGTAACATGACCAATCTTGTTGTTGAAGGAACTCGCCGTACCATGGAATTT AGAAATAGCATTGAGGCAGCATCAAACTTTGTGTGCCGAAATCGGTTGCCTGCGAGGTTGAAAGAACAGATCTTGGCGTACATGTGTTTGAGATTTAAAGCAGAGAGTTTGAATCAGCATCAGCTTATTGAGCAGCTACCAAAGTCTATTTGCAAAAGCATCTGCCACCATTTGTTTTCTGAAACTGTGGAGAAAGTCTATCTTTTCAGAGGCGTATCAAAAGAAACTATTTTGTCCCTG GTTGCAAAAATGAAGGCAGAGTACATACCACCAAGAGAGGATGTTATCATGCAAAGTGAAGCACCAGATGATCTTTACATTATTGTGTCTGGAGAAGTGGAGATCATTGATATTGTAATGGAGAAAGAAAAAACTTTAGGGACTCTGCATACCAGGGACATGTTTGGAGAAGTTGGTGCACTTTGTTGCAGACCTCAGAGCTATACCTACAGAACCAAGACTCTCACACAGCTTTTGAGACTGAAAACCAACACCCTCCTAGAAGCAATGCAGATTAAAAGAGAAGACAACATGCAAATACTCAAAAATTTTCTTCAG CATTTCAAACAGATTAAGAATCTGAGTATCAAAGACTTGATGGTGGAGAATGTGGATGAAGAAGACCCTAACATGGCTGTGAACTTGTTAACTGTGGCAAACACAGGCAATGCTGCTTTTCTTGAGGAGCTGCTGCGAGCAGGTTTGGATCCTGACATTGGAGACTCCGAAGGGAAAACTCCATTG CATATAGCAGCATCAAATGGGCATGAAGAGTGTGTTAAAGTCTTACTAAAGCATACCTGCAACATCCATATAAGAG ACATGAATGGTAACACTGCATTATGGGAGGCTATAGCATCAAAACATTACTCCATATTTCGACTTCTCTTCCAGTTTGCTGCTCTCTCTGACCAGAACACAGCAGGTGATATCCTATGTACAGCTGCCAAAAGAAACGAATTAACAGTGATGAAAGATCTTTTGAAACTAGGATTAAACGTTGACTCCAAAGATCGTCATGATGAAACAGCAATCCAAATTGCCATGGCAGAAAATCATGTGGAAATGGTTCAGTTGCTTCTCATGAATGGTGCAGATGTATCTGATGTACAAAATCATGAATTTTGTTCTTCCACCTTGAGTGAAATGCTGCATAATTGTGAAATTGGACATCGAATTAATGTGATTGAGTTAATGCCAAGTGAAGTTGCATCAAAGGGGAAACATCAAGAGGAGGAACATGGTGGAGAAAGAAGATATAATGGATCAAAGATTGCAAGAGTAAGCATATATAGAGGTCACCCTTTACTAAGAAGAGAAGAAGGTACCATGCAATCTGGGAAGCTAATAAAGATGCCTGATTCATTAGATGAGCTCAAAAACATTGCAG gtgagaAATTCGGGTTTGATGCAAAAGATGCAATGGTGACAAATGAAGAAGGAGCAGAGATAGAGTCCATTGATGTGATAAGAGATAatgataaacttttttttattgaataa